CTTATTGCACTACTATAAGGTACATGCGAGTTGTAAAGTGTCTCAGAGCGGCAACGTCGCTTACCGCAGACTAACGACAGTTGCGGTCGCCGCAGCTGCCTTATAAACTGTGTTGAATTGTAAAGTAATCTTCAAATTCATCATCGAAGTTTCCTTAACGCCATATGTTTAGGTTCCACTGTCGTGTGATCGGCTACCAAATTATGTCCTAgtattattgaaatgtaaacaaatttcTATTTAGTCCGCAATGGATCAAGAATCCCAATAATGGTTCTCGTGAAGCGGGATATTGAAGTTGTTTGAAGGGCGTCTGGGAACGTGTTGGgatagatttttattgttatatatacctataccACGGCTCAGGCGCTCCGCGGCTCGGCGCGGTACTTTGATAACGTTCGACATTGGAACATTGTCTTTCATGGCAAAGCaacatttattgaatttcGTTATACTGACGTCATCTGTGAAATAGCGGGAgagataattatattcaattatatatatatatgtgcgtATTTGTTTTCGCTCGCGACTCCGTCCGCCTTAATATCAGAGTTGTGCTCggaaagaaatgtataaaattttttaaaacaatccaTATAGTAAGCctagttgttttaaataacctagATTTGAAATTCTAAACCATTTGGGGTGCCCTTCAAAtgcgttaaaaatattcatacaaatcAGTTGTCATTGTGCAGATCAGTGACATACAAACGtacagtaaaattatatataaagattttccaACTTTAAGTTCTTTGTCAAAAGAATCTTCTCTAAAGATCAATACGTATCTAGttcatatctatatttaatgagaaataGTTTATAGTTACTCCTATAAATTTGCATGTATCTACACAAAGTATTTCAACCGTGCAGCAACAGAGCACcaacactttttatttttgtaaagacataaattttcttcatGTTTCCCATATGCTAAAGTAGTTCGAGTAAGGAAAGTTGTAGAACTGGAATATGACTCGGAAGACGACATTACAGGCCAAGTTTAGCAGTTCCAGAAAAGAaaacctatttatttataaagtacttCAAAGCAGTGCTGGAACACAGCAGAGTCTGTATAGGTCCTGTATAATAGGtgtagttgaaattaaattcatttataacagattcatatttattgaaataaattataaaactataatgttGGAACTTACAATTactaaactttataaagtaacaaatCGTCTAAATATAAAGCGGAATGCTGAAACATAGTGTAGTCCTTAGTACAGTCAGTCGGAGCTCTCTCTCCTGGGTTTGATGGCATGCACCCTGTCCCCGGGTGTGGTGTTCCCGTACTGACTGCTGACGGCCTCCTGCATCACGTTGGCGATCTGTGCCCTCGCCCACATCTTGATGTTCGCCGGCAGCTGCTTCATCTCCGTCAGGAAAGACAGTAGGAACAACTTGTCACTGTCCCCCTCGTCAGCCATCTCGACCGGGAACACCTGCATCTCCAGCTCCTTGGGTTCGTGCTCGCTGTCTGAGCTACACTTTCTTCTCTTCCGCCTCTTCCTCTTCTTGCTGACTTCCCCAAACAAAGGGTCCTCCGTCGGCTGGTTGCTGAATATCACTTGGTTGCCATCGCGATCCTCGCTGTAATATAAACATGATTATTTACAAATCGCTGTGTTTATTGTTTGGACTGGGCATGAATCACTCATTTATGTGTAAACTACATTTTTCCTCTaatcatttattaacatttttaaacacgTCTGTTTCTCTCGCTATATAATCTCTGCCTGTGTAACCTTTAGTCAATCTCATCTATGCGCCTGTTTTCGCCTACTCACTTTAACTTTGATTGTGAGTCTTTTTCTACCAGCTGTCTTGTCGTTTTAACTTTTTCCTCCCTACTCTGTTACAAATATCGTGATGTAATCGTAAGTTTCAATAGATACCAAGATCCTCGGAGCGCACAACACCAGACGTGATCGAATACGTCTGGTAATTGTCTCATTAATTTGTGTTACATCATAACCCTATCCGCTTAATGATACGCTGCAGCAATTAAGCTATTATGTTTAGCAACAGAACATAAAGCCAGTGTACAGCTATTGAAGCGTGTTCTGTTATTATCCTCATCACGATACTGACTCGTTGCTAACGTCTCCGTCGAAGCCTCCCAGGAAGCTCATTCGTTTGAAGTATATGTAGACGCGCCTGTTCCCGCGCGGGGCTGCTCTCCGGGCTCGAAGCTCCCGGTTGTAAGCGTCGCGGAGGGAGCGCCACTTGCGCTGCAACTGGAGAACTGTTCACAGAACActtcacatacatacatacaaacagtACATACGACAtcagaaacttttttttaagactGTTAAGTATGAAATTAGGTCAAActtgtagaaaaaataaattctgtctcaagtcaaattaaaacaatgcaCACAAAATTTATCATCGGAACCATTATAAATCATAGTATATAGATGGTTCTAGGCACGAAATAAGACGGGTCAAGCTTGGTTAGGGAGGAGGGGGGGGGGTTGGTGTCAACGCAGAGAGAACGTCAGCGTACCTCTGTCGTAGGCCGTCGCCTTGTTGAAGGTGTCCCAGTCATCGTAGATGGAAGCTCCGACCTCCTTCCACAGCTGCAGCTTCTCCTCCCTGTCCGCCGGCTGGTCCGTCCGGTACAGGCCTGGCCGCTTCTTGATCTCCTCTATCAGGCGGACAGGATTCAGCTGGTACAGGGTCGTTTTGATCATAGTGGAACTGCTCTCCCCCTGAATACCGATACGCATATAACATAAGCCATATTATTTGGTCTTTGCGTTTTTATCGGATATGGCCCcttttttgttcaataaaacaattggAGACAATAAGTCGCTgagtaaacattaaatacaatgtGTCGCatcagtttttgttttaacagaCAATTTTCAGGCCATGAGTACAGGGTACATATACATCGgacgtaaaaataataattagctTGTCGATAAGTAAGtacttaataataagataatatattccctaattacatttatgtcCGTTATGAATAGAAGTAACATATCGCACACATACCTCAATGATATAAAAGTCGGTAACACTGTGTAGTGTAGTATATCTAGTATGTTATAGTGTAGTATTGTTGTGCGACAAGACAGCCTGAGGCAGATGTCGCGGCGCGGCGCGGGTCTGCGTGCGACTGCCGCGGCGGTGAGCGACCGTCTGTCGCCCCGCCCCGCGCCGCGCCGCATACCGGCGACTGTCGCAAACATGACTCCATTGTCTTGAAACAAGTTAGACCCGTGGCTGAGATAAGTCGTAGTGTCGGGACCACTATACATACACATCACTAGACGATAATATGTCAATGCTCGATATCGATAAGTCTTAATTGGAACTAGATGTTCGAGTTTAACTCGCTTATTTTCGCCTTTGCAGCAATCGCGTTCACGGgaagacgagatgagaatttATCAGTTAGTCATGTTATTTGTCGCCCACCACCGACGACTTAACTGTCTCGCGTACCATACAACGTACATCGCACACCGTACACCGTACAGGATGCGAACACTAAAAGTGTCTCGATGTCTCCATGTCTCAGACAGGGACACAGACATGGGATTTAGATCTTCATAACAGAATCGAAGGTGTTGGATAATagccagccatcttctctatacAGATTGGTAtgtttttttgatttcatagcctcgcgaatttattttggttttatgttgaatatgttataattttaaaaccattatGAATAAACCTCCAACAGTCCGCGGGGCATTGGAGTGTGTGTTACTGGCGAGCTATGTTTGATGTTCTGTATTTACATGGGACCCTTTGAAACTTTTAACCCGTCAAGGCTAAGgcttatagtattattaaacattaacattaaaaagggAGATATAAACTACATCTGCAAAACACATCTCCGCTacctttaaacatttttatttcttatataaaatgaaaaggctTTTTACAGTAACCGATGTCTTTTGGGGAAGACAAATCCGtcgtaaacattttatatttaagcgAACGTcctagtattaaaaatattaaaccaaaACAACTATTATTTCgaggaataatttaaatatatatatacgtatagttGCGGgagatagtttttatataatttttatcaaaatgcaAGCGAGGAAATACATATCTGCTACGGCCGGATAATAGTAGAcacataagaaaaatatataaactcatTATACATTCAAAAATGGCAGCTCATTCCGAAGTCCAAAATGAGTGTAGCCTCGGCTGTAACGGCTGCCTAGTGGCGGGTGCACACAAAGAgctcgttttataaaaacaaaaacattcaaCTAGTTTCTAATACGGATTTCTGTTGCCACCAAACATACTTTCATACTTAGTAGAAATACGTGAAAAACAAGTTACCTATAATTAAATAGCCTGTGAAAGTAATTATGaacacttataaaaaatattgctaaaacagttttataaaaaaaaacctgccTCCGCCCCAActtctgaaataaatatttaaaattaattctccgttcaatgtttcaatttgtttttgaaatatatattttttgtattcaattaTAAGTCTTTGTAAGGTACCGAAGCATTTCATCCTtggatctcattataatataacaaaaaaatgtaaaaaatgaaataaaattgtgataaaatatatatattattatataaaattatgataaaacgtatatatatagatcGTTCATGTTTCAATGACTTGGTGATTTCACAACAATATCGTGTTAGGAAAATACCTGgccaaattaaatatgattgtggcatctaatataaaaaatacaagcgAGATCCGAGCTCACAAAATAATCTGACCcgataaaataacaacagctGTCTGTTGGCGGGGGTCGACTaactatgtattataatgtttctgtAAAACGTAGGTGTTAGATAATAAGTCGAATGTTTAACGAAGCATGTTATAAAGCCTAATGCTAAGATACCTGCATCACTGTCAACATAAATACACCATACTTGACCGTTCGCGCCGTACGCACTACCGACGCCATTTTAAAACGCAAACCCTAACCGTTTTTAATCGCTTATTGTTATTTGACATTGATTTAAGAATGACATTGGAAGAATCGTTCAGAAATGAATCAACagcttacaataataataataataataatgttgttgtgGGTTGAGTACTGTGAACAATACACACTTATCTTTACTAGCAGTTATCGAATTGCAGGTTGAATGTGCTTGATGGTTGTGTCATAATCGCGCCATACAAATACTACGACgaaataagaaagaaaaattatgtttaaaatgatgGACGAGGGTCGCGAGGAGGTTCCGTCGTATCGGGACATTATACTGGactggttttaataaaacattgcttCGTAAAATAATACCAGACATTAATTATCTGTACTATACGGCGGACGGAGCTGATCGAGATGTTTAGTGAATATTACAATtagcaatatataaatatataagttctaAAATACGTTCATCACGACAATCATCAAACAATACACAGGATAGAACTGACAAATCCATTGAACGTCCATTACAGAGCAAACATAATTCAGTTccgtttaaaaatagttattttctatatatttattatatttgactgAGGCCGGTGGTCCTACTAAAATAATTGTCTATCTTTAGCGAGGAAGACATATTTTGTGGAACACGATGCAACATGGCGACTACAAAACGTTAAGTGTGTTATTCAGTCGATCAGTCCATAATTAAAGTGAAATGATGAGTTCAGTGTACGATCTGGGTCTATACCGAAAGAGCTGAGTTTTAGCTTTCTTTGTGAGCGTCAAGTATCAGCTGTAACTACGTGTTGGGTCGAAATCGGAGCGGCCGGGTACATAACTTACTCTTCCaactatgtatgtatgtgggtGAGACCGAGCGAGGTTGCCGCTCCTCACCCAGCCGGTACCGCTACGCGACGTTGCCGTCTCGACCCACTTACAATCGGCAACAGAGAACGGGGGCCGGTTcgcgcatttttttttactttttaaattaagtgtcTTTTGCTAAATTTAAGTTCCATTTTAtacagtttttatataattaccaCCACACTTCCGTTctctgttaattattttatataaaaaggttaaagattaaaaaaataaccgttattatttatgttttcacGTTTGCACgtacattaacaaaaaaacttgGAGATACAGATACATCAGCACTATATAAGGTATAATACGTAGTGATGTTTTAGACTAACAAATCCTTTTGTTCGCTATCAGAAAACGGTGATTACGTCTGTTTGTATACGTAagaatcattattatattaaaatgtacggGATTAAGATGGCCTCTAAAAATTCGTTGGATTGAATTTCGTTTCTCGTGTGTGATTCTGGTCTttgatattcataaatattaattactttagcGTCATACACAACACTATAAATTTTTCGACTATTGTACattgaacataaatataaaatgtttgatttgCAAACAATAGTAGTTTATTAGTTGTGTATAAGTAGTATGTAGGTTAATGATTTACTGTGCCATTACTTTAATACAATCGTGTTTGTTcgtgtaatgtttatttatatataatgtaataatagcTTCCTGGACctcgtttaattaaatacaagatGAGATGAATCTGCTCATTCCTTGTAATTTCGAACTGCATTCTATTGAGAcctgtttcattatattaaagagatatttcattaattttattaattaaactacgAATTACTTATTGATAATGGATTCCAGGCGAATGCTTTGAAGATATGGACAGTATGAATAtgtacaatttatttgttgcgttatttggattaaaattattataacgatCATCAAAGTGAACTCgaaggtttaatttaaattttataatttaatgtttaaaaatgtaagttttaCGAACGACCGAAGCTCGATTGAAACGTGTCTGAATAGTACCTAACCCCATTATGACAAATACGATGACGGACTTGGTCAGGGATAAGGGAATGAAGGTTTTCATACAAaagtacaataaaacaaacatttcacACTTTACTTGGAGAACACACACCTacggaaatatatttgtatatgattTAGTATTGTGTTTGTAAGTTAATTAAAGTGCTACCATCCACTTGGCCGGCCCTGTGTTGTGTCTTGTACAACAATACCTCAAGAACATCAAGCTTACATTTCGAGCACATCGTGGCCAAACCCCGAACAGTCGACCGCCGCGCGCCGGTGAGATTGGCAGATATAATCGACGATGGgtacatttatacatacatacatcctcGTTAGTGTATTGTGCCTATGACAAACACCTGCGGGTCGCGTACAATGGACCGTCACAgtaccaccaccaccaccaccagcCACCACTTTCTCCCATATAAACAATGTACAACGTACACAATACGTTTTGTTACAGGATTACAGCAGTATCAAGTTATTGTAAAGCATTACATTCAACTAAAATTCACGTTACAACAAGATGGCCGCCGACATATTGCacctattaattttatcaaacaatatgtatatatctgttcaatacttataattatattggtgTGTTATAGTCGgtgtgtctgtttgtttgttacactCTCGCTCGTTATCTCTATTCTGCCGTCACCAGGTTTTTTTAAACGGCAGTTGTGACGCACATCCGGTGCATTGTACCGTCAGATCTGCATCTTCACACTCCCCTGAATACATGCAGTGCTAGCCAATATCGACCTTATTATTTAGCGTGTAGAGTGTAATTCGCTACGCAGTCGTAAGTTATACGTTAATCACATAGCGGACTGAATACAAAATAGACTCTAGTAACAGAGGTCGTGGTTATAATTTCCATTGTGCTCATAATGTGTATAGTATAATATGCAAATTTAAACAATGCACCCGTACAATGACCGACATCCTCATATCAGAAGGTACGCCGTGCAGCCGTGCAGCCGGTCTACACAACATTGATGTTTAGCTATCGTTACCTTATCCTGGGGGCTGTGGGGGCTGGGTGGGTGATGACTGATGGCTGATAGCTGGCGGGTCAGCCGGCAGTGTGAACTCTCATTACCTACTTcacaaaaaacaacatttttataataatgttatgtatCATTAGAAAGACATTTTATTCGTAAATTGGACCTCATTATTTCGGCCCGCTAAACCACTATCTATTTTGTGAACGTAACTTTTAGTCGCCAGGTCATATTTCTGCGGTCAtcacatataattttcatcgcAAATGGTATTGCGgtttttgtgaaaattattaattacaaaaaaatatttattatttgcatcGATTACACATTTGGTTTGTGGATCGTGTCGTATTTAACGAGGATTTTAGGTTTCAACGTACATACTATTACTGCTGAGATTTTGAGACGATATAATGATAAACTGCTTCAAAGTTATACTTAGATGTGCGGTCGCGGAACGTAATCAGGGTGGAGGAGGTTGGGGTTTCAGTTTTCGAGTGTGAATGAGAATTTcgctatacaatttttatggactcccaaaaattacattttataaaaatcttaaatgtatgtttaatttGATTGGTTTCATTCGGAGGTTTtggtagtaaaatatatttctttgctttacgttttttttttgttaatgcacattgatttttaattccgTTGGTCTTCATCATCATCGGTGCTGGGATTTTCGCCAGTATTAAAACAGAGTGTACGCCTGTTATTTGACATCGTGTTAATCAGAATTCACATTAGTGCTACATCCCCGAGGTGTGGAGCGAGTTTGGTGGtttacttcaaatatatataaatttaatgttacattCCATACGAGTACGTACAAAgagaagtttttaattatgaacagAGCGAGCTtagagtaattaaaaaatattaatattcttcgTCGCCTCGGTCCTTCCTTTATGATCAAGAGGGAGACAATTAAAACGGAATAAGGATTAAAGATGAGcttcaatattattacaataaaatggaGGAGAATACGACCTCGGCTTATAATAAGGGATTATAGAGTCCGAAGAGAGATCTAGTAGGCGACCCAGCCAGTAGCTCCACGTGCCACGGTCACCGCTGTGGAATATAAATGTTCCTCAAGTATACTGATCACTTGTACTGACATCGCTCAGGTTAGAGGCGGTGATTTAGCGTGATGACGTCACTCACATTACATAACACCGgctgatatatataatgtacattacattgtttttattgcaattaaattaacataaattttcctCGTGCCATGAGCTAACTACCTTCCGGTGAGAGTTCCAATGCGATCACATCATCAGTTTCGTAATAAATTAGATCACAGACAGACATACgaacaaatgtatataaatatagtattacgCCGTACGCGAGGCCCGAACTTAAtggaataacattttattatatatatttaatatgaaattagtgTTAGGTAAGTATCTGATGACTTATAaagttgtttttgttataaaaataatacatcaaaGTGAATCACAGCAAATGTAACTTTGttgaagaaacaaaaaaacgtggaatatttataaaagagctttttttaacataaacaaaattggggaaacataataaaatatatataaatatatatcataaaataaaattgcgtGACTTTGTTCATGTAATACGAACGttgttatatgtatactaCAGTCCCAAAAGTTTGGAAGCTTACCAGCctttaaacgaaatatattaaaaaatggtacaaatttgtattagttttgataaatttatcatacaatatatatataaatgttaggaTGAAATCGCTTCTGACCTCTGACCTCTGGCCTGTGTCCACTGCCCACTTTCCAGCGTCCATCGTCCACAGTAACTTCTTCCTATCGGGATGTGCGGTCCCCGACGCTCTGCGGGTTACACATTAAGCTAGCATGTCATGCCGCATGTCGCGGGTTCGAATCCGCTGATACAAAACTACTTAAGTGTGTCAAAAAACCTAATATAAACTCActgtttattatcatatacatTGATACGTCAAGAAATCTCTCCGAGCCGTTGGAAACGGAATAactgtattaaaggagggaattttatattatagcttCACTCAATAACAATGTTAACaacacttataatatatattattttatttcgttataacgAGACAGTCTTTAATCTGTACAGTTATTATTCTCTCAGCTCTCTGACATACGGACATTCTAGTTGAACAAATAGAGATAATTTTCTAGAGCATAACACAACATAGCATGGCTAGCCAGATAggtatacatgtatgtatgtatgtatgtatgtgagcgtgtgtgttcgtgtgtgTGAGAGGTAAATCCTGTATCGAGGAGAGGCTAGTGAATGCGTTGTGCTGAATCAGTGTGCGACGTTGCCGCTCGGTGCGGACTGCGGACGGATACTGAGGCGCCACGTTGCCGCTCCGTGCGGGCGCCGCGTTGCCGCTTCGACCTCAAACAATACCATTCATACAATTAATAACCCAAGAAAACTCGTGGATGGTTATCATTTGAGTAataacagatatttttaatgttacatcATTCACTCACATACCTACATCGAACGGAACAGTCCCGTAGTAGGTACGTTACGAGTCGCTTCACACCCAGCTCGTCGGACAAGGCCCGAATTCACATTCCATTCAGTTAGGAATACTAATAGATCTCCTAACACAGATCAGTCCAGCGCTGAATATgagcatataatataataatgtaagccATTTTGAGTGTCTCTTTGTAGGTACACGAGACCAGTAGTATCGATAGTTCTTGTGATTTTTCATGTGACTATTGTTATGTTTCAGCTAAGGCGAATGTATTGACATGTAACAACAATACACGCGAATgacaaaagaaaatgtatttacatatgaAATCTGAATCTTCCCCGTCGTTATACTGATtgcatgaattttataataaatataaatgccaTCGGTGCTTTGTTTGTCACGTCGacatacaattttcttttgtttctaACGAAGTATCCTCGTCTGTTGCGACTTGCGAGAGCAATGCGAACACGAGAGCTCTGCGAAATGACAATTTAACGCTGcgaacatttttaatactgtGCCATATAGATTATAgacatatatcttatatatatatatatatatatatatatatagatacttGTGTTATACATGTATTCTCTGAACATATGTACTCTGTGATCGAGTCATTTGAATTGTTATTACGTTGCTGGGCGTCCGTTGATTTCCTCGAGGAGTTCCCTTCCCTTCCTCCGGGACGTCTGTTCACTCGGACTTTGACCTGGACGGTCTTCATAAAAGTTCATGCTGGAATATAAATTACCTTAATTGTTGGAAATATCCTATGCACCAATGATTACAACTCAATAAGTCTTATATTCGTATACTTTGTAGTCGCTGAATGCGTGTGTCTGTCATATTTTTGCGCTTTCAAggaatgtttgttatttatgtatttatagttattttcgTAAGCGCCTGTTTTAACATCGTGTTCATATAACATCAAGTTATAATGCATTAATAactactatatactatatctataatacataaaacatgTGGACATCGCTTATATATAACTCtcgtgtttaataaaaactcgCAACAAACTTGTTCTTCTTTCTATATAGTGTATACATGTACCTATATAATGAATGATATACAtgaacaaagttatttaactgTATTTTACTATCGCATTCTTAAAATGACTGAATTAAtcataaaaccatttttaatttccaagttaattaagaaatattcacCAAGTGACCTGTTACtgttacaaatataagaagaaaataagaaaacggaaatgtataaatttttattttgtctcaGCGATACCAGATTCCATGAATCAGTGGGTAATGATGAAAGAATGTGATGATGAAGAGATCATGTAGAATAGACTAGGCTAGATTAGAATACAAGTCCCTGTAGGGCAGGCTGTCCGCGTCTTGGATATTGAAACGATATAGAGCAGTGCTTGTTTCACTAACACTGGTATCGGTTAATGTGAATACAGTGACTTATATAAACACATGTGGAGACACTAGCCAACACCAGCAGTGTCAATACGGTGTCGCTAAATAACTACAAATATCTGAGTGGGAAAGTCGATTGGCTTCTCGAAAGCCGATACATCCGGCGCGTCGGTTGCAGCGAGACGTAATCCGAGATGGTTAAACACCGGCCACGGGATGCTGGACGCGCTCCGCGCTCACTCACTCACCGATCTCACACACTCATCTCACCAGTGACTCCGCAGATTCGTCCTTCGATATTCAGACATACCTAACACTTCTAATACTAGCAAGGGAGACATCAAGCCGGCCATTACAAAACTTGTAGGAATCGGATGCCAAAACCGAAGACATTCAATTTGTAGTACTAACTCGCATGTAAAACATACCGGGAGGTATCCGTTCCACCGATCAGTTgagctattaatatttattacatgattcGGTGTAACTGCCGgccagacagacagacagtcTCGCGATCAAAGGCGACATATTAGATATTAAACCATATCTCTGAACTCCAAGCCGTACCATTTGAATGTCGGGCTACGTTGTAATAGAGATCTCGACTTGTGTAATATCAATAGTATCAACATCGCTAGTCCGTCTCCACTGCGGCGCATTCCGCCCTGACGTATCCAGCGccgtgtttattataattgatgtttatttttgtttcgtatTTTATAAGCGATACAAAACCGaagcattgtttttattttgagacAGTGTGGCGTAACGCGCGACCCATCCGACTTGCAAATGGCGTACGACCGAGCGGCAACCTCGCTCCGATCTTAGCGGCTTAGGCTATCCTTCCTTCGGGCTGCGGTCGACCTTATCGCTCACGACATACGAGTCACATTGGAGCGTAGCGTTTGTATAGTAAATTAGAGTGGCAACGCGGGGAACGTAATTTTATCAACGGCTCGAGCTGTTATCAAAAGAAAAGAAAGTCGTTTTGAGAAGATATCTTAGTGTATTTGTAGAATAGCTATTGTTAATGGAATAAAACAACGGAATCGCGGCCAAAAGATTTACAAGAAACGTTCTGAAGTCGCCTCTGGTGTACTAGAAGTGTGCATGTTTTCAATGGCgccattttaatattctataactCTGTTCTGCAGCGGTTAATATTAGGTTACTCGCATTGTATGGGTTTTGAAGCATATTCTctttattacgtttttattCGGTTAAATGGAATCGTTGCTttacaattttgaatattatattctgaCGTTGAAATGAGACCGTGCAAAAGCATTTGTTCAGAAACTTAACAAGTACTACGAATGCATATCGATCTTC
This Danaus plexippus chromosome Z, MEX_DaPlex, whole genome shotgun sequence DNA region includes the following protein-coding sequences:
- the LOC116777109 gene encoding uncharacterized protein LOC116777109, whose protein sequence is MIKTTLYQLNPVRLIEEIKKRPGLYRTDQPADREEKLQLWKEVGASIYDDWDTFNKATAYDRVLQLQRKWRSLRDAYNRELRARRAAPRGNRRVYIYFKRMSFLGGFDGDVSNDEDRDGNQVIFSNQPTEDPLFGEVSKKRKRRKRRKCSSDSEHEPKELEMQVFPVEMADEGDSDKLFLLSFLTEMKQLPANIKMWARAQIANVMQEAVSSQYGNTTPGDRVHAIKPRRESSD